In a genomic window of Octopus bimaculoides isolate UCB-OBI-ISO-001 chromosome 25, ASM119413v2, whole genome shotgun sequence:
- the LOC106872877 gene encoding uncharacterized protein LOC106872877 isoform X4: MAINKAIIFYVPNIIGIDGYMARKLNQVSEFGSLLDVVVDNIGRGMLWCHLHKYLYLVSAVEWLTLVCTHCRGPDWKVLQKKHPWIIERVMDKGFKTPAGVFTIAGLHVFPILLYAQKQKLLRTILGMSVSQEMVLIIFFMSGRLLCLIVELYFIYQHVEQLCRGKPYTGSKQTH; the protein is encoded by the exons GTATTGATGGTTACATGGCTCGCAAACTTAACCAAGTATCGGAATTTGGAAGTTTA TTGGATGTTGTGGTGGACAATATTGGTCGAGGAATGCTGTGGTGCCATCTGCATAAA TATCTTTACTTGGTATCAGCTGTGGAATGGTTAACATTAGTGTGTACCCACTGTAGAGGGCCAGACTGGAAGGTTCTCCAGAAAAAACATCCTTGGATTATAGAAAGAGTTATGGACAAAG GATTCAAAACTCCAGCAGGAGTATTTACCATAGCAGGTCTGCATGTTTTCCCCATTCTGCTCTATGCCCAAAAACAAAAGTTACTCAGGACAATATTAGGCATGTCTGTTTCTCAGGAAATGGTTCTTATCATCTTCTTTATGTCTGGCCGTCTTCTCTGTCTTATAGTTGAG CTCTATTTCATTTACCAGCATGTGGAGCAGCTTTGTAGAGGCAAACCATACACTGGATCTAAACAAACTCATTGA